TGAAGTAGGAAGCGCTCACAGTATTGCGCTGATTAGATGAAACCGTCTGTATGGCGAATTGCATAAGCCGAGACCCGCACAACCGAAAAACAGACCGGCCGCAGCGCTGGCAGGTGCGACGAGCATCAGAACAAACACAAAGACCCAACCGCCGCTGGCTTCCACGGGCCGCGCCATGGGCAGGCGAAACAATGAGGCGTAGATGAGGGCGCTCACCGATAGCAGCAGGGGCGCCATTCCTGCAATCCGAGCCACCATGGCGTGAGAGTCGCTTGTTGTGGTGCTCAACTGCCAGAGGGTGATGATAGATGAGACAATCAGCGCAACAGCAGCGGCTACGAAGACGATGGCAATCATCGCCAGCATGGCTCCGGCAACGTGTGATGTGTCGTCGCAGCGGAGACAATAACCGAGCACGCCGGCTTTCAATACCCTCTGCCCCACAACTTCGATGTTGTGTGGCTGCTCAGCGTCGCTCGCAACCCCTCAAGGATCACCGGTTCATCGTCGAATAACACAACCTTAATCATTTCCACCTCCTACCGCATGCGAGGTCGGCGTGATGCGGTGCGACACCTCGCCACCAACATCGTACAGACCACAGTAGGCAACTGCCACGATTCGCAACCGACTATTGGCTAACGCCCTGCCCGACTTTGTGGTTAAACTGCCCACATGCAAACACGAAAACTCGGCTACACCGATCTACACGTGAGCGTCGTCGGCCTCGGCGCGTGGGCGATGGGCGGCAGCGGATGGAAGTTCAGTTGGGGCGCACAGGATGACGAGGATTCGATCAGGACCATCCACCGCGCGCTCGAGCTGGGCGTAAACTGGATTGACACCGCGGCAGTCTACGGCCTCGGCCACAGCGAGGAGGTCGTTGGCTGCGCTCTGAAAGAACTCGGTTCACGCAGGCGGCCCATCATCGCAACCAAATGCGGGCGCAGGTGGGACGAGACCGGCACGCCCTACGCCAACCTCCACCCCGATAGCATTCGGGCCGAGATTGACGACAGCCTGCGACGGCTGGGCGTGGATGTGATTGACCTGTATCAGATGCACTGGCCGCAGCCCGAGGAGATGATCGAGGATGCCTGGGGCGTGATGGCCGACGGCGTCAAGGCCGGCAAAATCCGCTACATCGGCGTGTGCAACTACAACGTCGCGCAGATGAAGCGCCTGCAGCCCATTCACCCGATTGCCTCGCTGCAGCCGCCGTATTCGATGCTCGTGCGCGGCGTCGAGGACGAGCTGCTCGGCTTCTGCGCAGCCAACGACATCGGCGTGGTGTGCTACAGCCCGATGCAAAAGGGTATCCTCACCGACAAGTTCACCCGTGAGTGGGTCGAACGCCTGCCGAAGGATGATCATCGCGCGCAGTTCGACGAGCGGTTCAAAGAGCCGCAGTTGAGCAAAAACCTCGAACTGGTCGAGATGCTCAAGCCGATTGCGCACCGGAGCGGCCACACCGTGGCGCAGCTCGCCATCGCCTGGGTGTTGCGCCGGCCG
The window above is part of the Candidatus Roseilinea sp. genome. Proteins encoded here:
- a CDS encoding oxidoreductase, whose translation is MQTRKLGYTDLHVSVVGLGAWAMGGSGWKFSWGAQDDEDSIRTIHRALELGVNWIDTAAVYGLGHSEEVVGCALKELGSRRRPIIATKCGRRWDETGTPYANLHPDSIRAEIDDSLRRLGVDVIDLYQMHWPQPEEMIEDAWGVMADGVKAGKIRYIGVCNYNVAQMKRLQPIHPIASLQPPYSMLVRGVEDELLGFCAANDIGVVCYSPMQKGILTDKFTREWVERLPKDDHRAQFDERFKEPQLSKNLELVEMLKPIAHRSGHTVAQLAIAWVLRRPEVTSAIVGARKPSQIEETVAAGDWNLSPEEIAQIEQLLAGR